A window of candidate division KSB1 bacterium contains these coding sequences:
- a CDS encoding magnesium chelatase codes for MNTKALLQIRTLGQLKASGYKVLPVKDEVRKNLVTKLRNREKIFPGIIGYDETVIPELCNAILSRHDFILLGLRGQAKSRILRALPDLLDEYVPILKGSEINDNPFAPVSKYGVELVNEFGDEAEIEWIGRDRRYGEKLATPDVTIADLIGDIDPIKAAAQRLHYAHEGIIHFGIIPRTNRGIFAINELPDLQPRIQVGLFNVMQEKDIQIRGFPIRIPLDVMIVYSANPEDYTNRGNIITPLKDRIGSQIHTHYPRTVEIGMQITAQEAWVQRDGLPVKIAYFLRQAIEQVAVEARRSEFVDQKSGVSARLTISLLENLVSNAERRSYLTGDQELVPRVCDLYAALSAVTGKIELVYEGEQEGTANVSKGLLGKALKHVFLSYFPDPYAVMKKGGREYQKVVAWFKNDRKLDLSDMLSNQEYVRALNRVDGLKELTLQYLPGARELSPDQLAVGMEFVLEGLHQNSMLSRDETGPVRTYSDMLNRMFSSLQQEPEEDDS; via the coding sequence ATGAACACCAAAGCGCTGTTGCAAATCCGCACCCTGGGCCAGCTCAAGGCCTCCGGATATAAAGTGTTGCCGGTCAAGGACGAAGTCCGCAAAAACCTGGTGACGAAGTTACGTAACAGGGAAAAAATTTTCCCGGGCATCATCGGGTATGACGAAACCGTTATTCCCGAGCTGTGCAACGCCATCCTCTCGCGTCATGATTTCATTCTGCTCGGCTTGCGCGGCCAGGCCAAAAGCCGCATTCTGCGCGCACTGCCGGATTTGCTGGACGAGTACGTGCCGATTTTGAAGGGCAGCGAGATCAACGACAACCCCTTCGCGCCGGTGTCGAAGTATGGTGTGGAGTTGGTGAACGAGTTCGGCGATGAAGCGGAGATCGAATGGATCGGACGCGACCGGCGCTATGGTGAAAAATTGGCGACACCCGACGTCACCATCGCCGATTTGATCGGTGACATCGATCCAATCAAAGCGGCGGCACAGCGGCTGCATTATGCCCATGAGGGCATCATTCATTTCGGCATCATTCCCCGCACCAACCGCGGCATCTTCGCGATCAATGAGTTGCCGGATTTGCAGCCGCGCATCCAGGTCGGGTTGTTCAATGTCATGCAGGAAAAGGACATTCAGATTCGCGGCTTCCCCATCCGCATCCCGCTGGATGTGATGATCGTCTACAGCGCCAATCCTGAGGATTACACCAATCGCGGCAACATCATCACGCCGCTGAAAGACCGCATCGGTTCGCAGATTCACACCCACTATCCGCGCACGGTGGAGATCGGCATGCAGATCACCGCCCAGGAGGCGTGGGTGCAGCGCGACGGCCTGCCGGTCAAGATTGCATATTTTCTGCGCCAGGCGATCGAGCAGGTGGCGGTGGAGGCGCGCCGCAGTGAGTTCGTCGACCAAAAGAGCGGGGTCTCCGCGCGCCTGACGATTTCCCTGCTGGAGAATCTGGTGAGCAACGCCGAGCGCCGCAGCTACCTCACCGGCGATCAGGAGCTGGTGCCGCGGGTGTGCGACCTCTATGCCGCCCTCTCTGCAGTTACCGGCAAGATCGAACTGGTTTACGAAGGCGAGCAGGAGGGCACCGCCAATGTCAGCAAGGGGTTGCTGGGCAAGGCGCTCAAACATGTTTTTCTGAGTTATTTCCCCGATCCCTATGCCGTCATGAAGAAGGGGGGGCGTGAGTATCAAAAAGTCGTGGCGTGGTTCAAGAACGACCGCAAGCTCGACCTCTCCGACATGCTTTCCAATCAGGAATATGTCAGGGCGCTCAACCGCGTGGACGGATTGAAGGAATTGACGCTGCAGTATCTGCCCGGTGCGCGGGAGCTGTCGCCGGATCAGCTTGCAGTGGGAATGGAATTCGTGCTGGAGGGGCTGCATCAGAATTCGATGCTGAGCCGCGATGAAACCGGGCCGGTGCGAACCTATTCTGACATGCTGAATCGCATGTTCAGCAGTCTGCAACAGGAGCCGGAGGAGGATGATTCCTGA
- a CDS encoding tetratricopeptide repeat protein, translating to METTRLEKLLRSLNNDPADAFTRYLVALELTKLNRTQEALTHFERLVAEHPDYVPTYYQYARLLEGLNRIPEAIAIYRAGLQAARGAGNHHAASELQAALDLLE from the coding sequence ATGGAAACCACCAGACTTGAAAAATTACTGCGCAGCTTGAACAATGATCCTGCAGATGCTTTCACGCGTTATCTGGTCGCGCTGGAGCTTACCAAGCTGAACCGGACGCAGGAGGCCTTGACACATTTTGAACGGCTGGTCGCCGAGCATCCAGATTATGTGCCGACCTATTATCAATACGCCCGCCTGCTGGAAGGGCTCAATCGCATTCCGGAGGCGATCGCAATCTATCGTGCCGGCTTGCAGGCGGCCCGCGGCGCCGGCAATCACCACGCTGCCAGCGAGCTGCAGGCCGCGTTGGATTTGCTCGAATGA
- a CDS encoding CPBP family intramembrane metalloprotease — protein MEQGQIYPNLAQAFGLLGMVILLLTLASIPISLLGDLLQIAVAAQPLVLALANTVAIGLTLLWGSRQAGAGFRELFPLQPVAASLWLPMMLTILGMNILLSECDNLLRLVLPVPNWLADLMRELFDPGKNVWATVLTLVIVAPVTEEFLFRGLILRGLLGNYGRCKAVLASALLFALIHLNPWQFFSAAVAGVVLGWWFVQTRSLVPCLFGHALHNALPVLVLSWLRWEIPGYTTELNRAVEFQPLWFDALGVVMAGAGIALLRSQFRKPAATGQSSR, from the coding sequence ATGGAGCAAGGGCAAATTTATCCCAACCTCGCGCAGGCGTTCGGGCTTTTGGGAATGGTCATTCTCCTGCTCACGCTGGCGAGCATCCCGATCAGTCTGCTTGGCGATTTGCTGCAAATTGCGGTGGCGGCGCAGCCGCTGGTGCTGGCACTGGCGAACACCGTGGCGATCGGATTGACTTTGCTGTGGGGCAGCCGGCAGGCAGGCGCCGGCTTTCGCGAACTGTTCCCGCTGCAACCGGTGGCGGCTTCCCTGTGGCTGCCGATGATGCTGACGATTCTGGGCATGAACATTTTGCTGTCTGAGTGCGACAATCTTCTGCGCCTGGTGTTGCCGGTGCCGAACTGGCTGGCTGATTTGATGCGGGAGCTTTTTGATCCCGGCAAGAATGTGTGGGCCACCGTCCTGACGCTGGTGATCGTCGCACCGGTGACCGAAGAATTTTTGTTCCGCGGGCTGATTCTGCGCGGCCTGCTCGGCAACTATGGCAGGTGCAAAGCGGTGCTGGCTTCGGCGCTGTTGTTTGCGCTGATTCATCTCAACCCCTGGCAGTTCTTCAGTGCGGCGGTCGCCGGTGTCGTTTTGGGCTGGTGGTTTGTGCAAACGCGCTCGCTGGTGCCCTGTCTTTTTGGGCATGCGCTGCACAATGCGCTGCCGGTGCTTGTCCTCTCCTGGCTGCGGTGGGAAATCCCGGGCTATACTACAGAGTTGAATCGCGCGGTGGAGTTTCAGCCGCTGTGGTTTGACGCGCTGGGTGTGGTGATGGCCGGAGCGGGTATCGCCCTGCTGCGCTCGCAGTTCCGCAAGCCGGCCGCCACCGGGCAGTCCTCCCGTTAA
- the dnaG gene encoding DNA primase yields the protein MPTLPPHIIDEVRLATDVVDLISEYVTLKKAGRNYFGLCPFHPEKTPSFSVNPDKQIFHCFGCGAGGNAFTFIQKLEGVGFAEAVRKLAQRARIAIPEPEPEDRAASQEKEGLYFANALAAEFFQLILASSKGAAGREYMRQRGFDEEALRLFGVGFAPDDWEELYKYARQKSVNPELLVKAGLLNPRAKDGKMAGYYDRFRNRVMFPIHNLSDRVVAFGGRRIPPEREDSPKYLNSPETAVYHKGQILYGLPLAREHLRAADCLIVVEGYLDVMRMHLCGFKNTVATSGTALTAQQARLILRYTRNVILLFDSDAAGSAATLRGADILVENGLQVRVATLSAGDDPDSFLRRHPAGAMQEILANAPDLLEFKARAPGQAGAASTAREEQLRSIVTTLARMNDALQRQMMVHRMAEKLQVSEAALWEEVGRLRRSQSRQARGGAAAVSQPNPQAVLGAPRTFAERSRAVEMELLRIMVLNWNAIQFIFSFMRVEDFHDPQARTMAQVFYNLLDRHLPVEPEMLLHHFNEPWQTEFISKVITQEAGRIHKEGIEIDYRRWSADCMARLQRYMIEDQRQALLEQIKLGDRSGRDVTELMQQLNEYDQQLRRIKPENFLLAA from the coding sequence ATGCCGACTCTTCCTCCGCATATCATAGACGAAGTCCGCCTGGCGACGGATGTTGTTGATCTCATATCCGAATACGTCACGCTCAAGAAAGCCGGCCGCAACTATTTCGGACTTTGTCCCTTCCATCCGGAAAAAACCCCGTCGTTCAGCGTCAATCCCGACAAACAAATTTTTCACTGCTTCGGCTGCGGCGCGGGCGGCAATGCTTTCACCTTCATCCAGAAGCTGGAGGGCGTGGGCTTTGCAGAGGCCGTGCGCAAACTGGCGCAACGCGCCCGCATCGCGATCCCCGAGCCCGAGCCGGAGGATCGTGCGGCCAGCCAGGAAAAGGAGGGCCTGTATTTCGCCAATGCGCTGGCGGCGGAGTTCTTCCAATTGATCCTGGCGAGCAGCAAGGGTGCAGCCGGACGGGAGTATATGCGACAGCGCGGCTTTGACGAGGAGGCGTTGCGGCTGTTCGGGGTCGGCTTTGCGCCCGATGATTGGGAGGAATTGTACAAATACGCCCGCCAGAAGTCGGTGAATCCGGAATTGTTGGTGAAAGCAGGCTTGCTCAACCCGCGCGCGAAAGACGGCAAAATGGCGGGCTATTACGACCGCTTTCGCAACCGTGTGATGTTTCCGATTCACAACCTCTCCGACCGCGTGGTGGCCTTCGGCGGCCGGCGCATCCCGCCCGAGCGCGAGGATTCCCCCAAGTATCTCAATTCACCCGAAACCGCGGTTTACCACAAAGGCCAGATTCTTTACGGCCTGCCGCTGGCCAGGGAGCATCTGCGTGCCGCTGATTGTCTGATCGTGGTCGAGGGGTATCTCGATGTCATGCGCATGCATCTGTGCGGTTTCAAAAACACGGTGGCGACTTCCGGGACGGCGCTCACCGCGCAGCAGGCGCGCTTGATCCTGCGCTACACGCGCAACGTGATTCTGTTGTTTGACAGTGATGCCGCCGGCTCGGCCGCCACTCTGCGCGGGGCTGACATCCTGGTGGAAAACGGCTTGCAGGTGAGAGTGGCGACACTGAGCGCGGGTGACGATCCCGACAGTTTTCTCCGCCGGCATCCGGCCGGGGCGATGCAGGAGATTTTGGCGAACGCACCGGATTTGCTCGAATTCAAAGCCCGCGCGCCCGGCCAGGCGGGGGCGGCGTCCACCGCGCGCGAAGAGCAACTGCGCTCGATTGTCACGACGCTGGCGCGCATGAATGACGCGCTGCAACGGCAGATGATGGTGCATCGCATGGCGGAAAAGCTGCAGGTGAGCGAGGCCGCGCTGTGGGAGGAAGTGGGACGTTTGCGCCGTTCCCAGTCCCGGCAGGCGCGTGGCGGCGCAGCGGCGGTGTCACAACCCAATCCCCAGGCCGTGCTCGGCGCCCCGCGCACGTTTGCGGAGCGCAGCCGGGCTGTGGAGATGGAACTGCTGCGCATCATGGTTCTGAATTGGAACGCCATCCAGTTCATCTTCAGCTTCATGCGGGTGGAGGATTTTCACGACCCGCAAGCACGCACGATGGCACAGGTCTTTTACAATCTGCTGGATCGCCACCTGCCGGTCGAGCCGGAAATGTTGCTGCACCATTTCAACGAGCCCTGGCAGACGGAATTCATCTCGAAAGTCATCACTCAGGAGGCCGGCCGGATTCACAAAGAAGGAATCGAAATCGACTATCGCCGCTGGAGCGCGGACTGCATGGCCCGTCTGCAACGCTACATGATCGAGGACCAGCGCCAGGCCCTGCTGGAGCAAATCAAACTCGGCGACCGCAGCGGCCGCGACGTGACCGAATTGATGCAGCAATTGAACGAGTACGATCAACAACTGCGGAGGATCAAGCCTGAAAACTTTCTTCTGGCCGCCTGA
- a CDS encoding VWA domain-containing protein, whose protein sequence is MNFRYSEWRDEQNKSRLTFDDLMKLFSQLLLRSDGDVRQALQWLTRLDQKHRLFDDEPGRGLGDFIEWLKQQGYVEEVNRELRLTRHAGQRIRRDALEQVFSSLRKSRLGGQHAIPKSGEGIERLSETKRYRFGDAPGNIDFTNTISNAIRRAGLEQIRIVEDDLEVYETEHLATCATVLLIDISHSMVLYGEDRITPAKNVALALSELILTKYPKDSLHVVLFGDEAVEVKVEDIPFVSVGPFHTNTRAGLQLARAILRRKRGVNKQIFMITDGKPSAIFEYGRLYKNPYGLDRKIVNKTLDEAVLCRREKTTITTFMIADDPWLVDFVNKLTQANRGRAYFSSLNRLGEFVFVDYLRNRRRHVR, encoded by the coding sequence ATGAACTTCCGTTATTCCGAATGGCGCGATGAACAAAACAAGAGCCGCCTCACCTTCGATGATCTGATGAAGTTGTTCAGCCAGTTGCTGCTGCGCAGCGATGGCGACGTGCGCCAGGCGTTGCAGTGGCTCACCCGGCTCGATCAGAAACACCGGCTGTTTGATGATGAGCCGGGCAGGGGGCTGGGCGATTTCATCGAGTGGCTGAAGCAGCAGGGGTATGTGGAGGAAGTGAACCGCGAATTGCGCCTGACCCGGCATGCCGGCCAGCGCATCCGCCGGGATGCGCTGGAGCAGGTTTTTTCCTCGTTGCGCAAAAGCCGCCTGGGCGGCCAGCATGCCATTCCCAAATCGGGCGAGGGCATCGAGCGATTGTCGGAAACCAAGCGCTACCGCTTCGGCGACGCCCCCGGCAACATCGACTTCACCAACACCATCAGCAACGCCATCCGGCGCGCCGGCCTCGAACAGATTCGCATTGTCGAGGATGATCTCGAGGTCTATGAAACCGAGCATCTCGCCACCTGCGCGACGGTGCTGCTGATCGACATCAGCCACAGCATGGTGCTCTATGGCGAGGATCGCATCACCCCCGCGAAGAACGTGGCGCTTGCACTCTCCGAGTTGATTCTGACCAAATATCCCAAAGACAGCCTGCATGTCGTGCTGTTTGGCGATGAGGCAGTCGAGGTCAAGGTGGAAGACATCCCGTTTGTGAGCGTCGGGCCGTTTCACACCAACACCCGGGCCGGTTTGCAGCTTGCGCGTGCGATTCTCAGGCGCAAGCGCGGGGTCAACAAGCAGATTTTCATGATCACCGACGGCAAACCCTCCGCCATTTTCGAATACGGTCGCCTCTACAAGAACCCTTACGGCCTGGACCGCAAGATTGTCAACAAGACGCTGGACGAGGCCGTCCTGTGCCGGCGGGAAAAGACCACCATCACCACCTTCATGATTGCTGATGATCCCTGGCTGGTCGACTTCGTGAACAAGCTCACGCAGGCGAACCGCGGCCGGGCCTACTTCTCCTCGCTCAACCGGCTGGGCGAATTCGTGTTTGTCGATTATTTGCGCAACCGGCGCCGGCATGTGCGCTGA
- a CDS encoding HD domain-containing protein, with translation MNKLLELIVKEARRFTVADGGSLYIKEDDKLNFLVAQTESLEKKLNGAPPFKSFYVPLTKESISGFVAITGQVLNIPDVYHIPPTVEYRFNKDFDRRMGYRSKSMLTVPMRDHKDQIIGVLQLVNSLDANGRVVPFRKEYETLILSLASQAAVAIRNAKLIEEIRALFKSLVRYSAKAIDSRSPHTAGHSGRVAKYSLRIAQAINEETEGVFANVQFTPEQLEELRMAGWLHDIGKIGVKEAVLEKMTKLNEAQMETIAERFTAIKSSLIIEAMRQKFELVQMNGEGAARMREIDARLGEQLKELDSDLEFLRTINIPGYLSPDKLERLRRIGERTFVDSNGEERYYLTPQEYENLSVVKGNLTPAEYKEIQKHVEHTLAILRKIPFTKDLENIPKYAGAHHEMMDGSGYPLGLRGEEIPLQARIMCIADIFDALSAQDRPYKQAVPLEKSLQILQEEAQRGKLDKNLVELFIRRKLYQSSRRVDDEDEQD, from the coding sequence TTGAACAAGCTACTCGAGCTCATCGTCAAGGAAGCACGGCGCTTTACTGTCGCGGACGGCGGCAGCCTCTACATCAAGGAAGACGATAAGCTAAATTTTCTCGTGGCGCAGACCGAATCGCTGGAGAAGAAGCTCAACGGCGCTCCTCCCTTCAAATCGTTCTATGTGCCACTCACCAAGGAGAGCATCTCCGGCTTCGTCGCCATCACCGGGCAGGTGTTGAACATCCCCGACGTGTATCACATCCCGCCCACGGTGGAATACCGCTTCAACAAAGATTTCGACCGGCGCATGGGCTATCGCAGCAAGTCCATGCTGACCGTGCCCATGCGGGACCACAAGGATCAGATCATCGGCGTGCTGCAGTTGGTCAACTCGCTGGATGCCAATGGGCGGGTGGTGCCGTTCCGCAAGGAATATGAGACGCTGATTCTGTCGCTTGCCAGCCAGGCGGCGGTTGCCATCCGCAATGCCAAGCTCATCGAAGAAATTCGTGCGCTGTTCAAATCGTTGGTGCGGTATTCCGCGAAAGCCATCGACTCGCGCTCGCCACACACCGCCGGCCATTCCGGACGGGTCGCCAAGTATTCCCTGCGCATCGCCCAGGCCATCAACGAAGAAACCGAGGGCGTGTTTGCCAACGTCCAGTTCACGCCCGAACAACTGGAAGAGCTGCGCATGGCCGGCTGGTTGCATGACATCGGCAAGATCGGTGTGAAAGAGGCGGTGCTGGAGAAGATGACCAAACTCAACGAAGCGCAGATGGAGACCATTGCCGAGCGCTTCACCGCCATCAAATCCTCCCTGATCATCGAGGCGATGCGACAGAAATTCGAGCTGGTGCAGATGAATGGCGAGGGCGCGGCACGCATGCGCGAGATCGATGCCCGCCTCGGCGAACAGCTCAAGGAACTCGACAGCGATCTGGAGTTTCTGCGCACCATCAACATCCCGGGCTATCTCTCGCCCGACAAGCTCGAGCGCCTGCGCCGCATCGGCGAGCGCACCTTCGTGGACAGCAACGGCGAGGAACGCTACTATCTCACCCCGCAGGAATATGAAAACCTGTCGGTGGTGAAGGGGAATCTGACCCCGGCGGAATACAAGGAGATTCAGAAGCACGTCGAGCATACGCTGGCAATCCTGCGGAAAATTCCCTTCACCAAAGATCTGGAGAACATTCCCAAGTATGCCGGCGCGCATCACGAGATGATGGATGGCTCGGGCTATCCGCTGGGACTGCGCGGCGAGGAAATTCCTCTGCAGGCGCGCATCATGTGCATCGCCGACATTTTCGACGCGCTGAGCGCACAGGATCGCCCCTACAAGCAGGCCGTGCCGCTGGAAAAGTCCCTGCAGATTCTGCAGGAGGAGGCGCAACGCGGCAAACTCGACAAAAACCTGGTCGAACTGTTCATTCGTCGCAAACTCTATCAAAGTTCGCGCAGAGTCGATGATGAGGATGAACAGGACTGA
- a CDS encoding alpha-amylase family glycosyl hydrolase: MLRKIFGCSTCLIAVFMVHGHLSAQAAFTSAERLQGYRAHGDEVIFIFDETVYGVRPVRVEVTGEMRGWSQDMADPEWALRREQSDTTLWTLAVSRTTVSKLTPGMQFKFRIDEGEWLPVPAAAPNKKSGNLVFKPGEKRLHVTAELVNPHYVRLLLSGSKDEPSLKEADYRLLRADGMVIPVAAVLRVGPEELHLHVQTALDLARVHYVDVVKLGQKVVASFTGYFRHLYSSEKLGAFYDDATRQTIFRVFAPRATLVKLYLYATPTSEAEQILEMKKNDLGVWQASVPGNLVGKYYDFTVHGPSDPGNYFFEQRPVHVNDPYARANVDAQGRSRVCAPVTPPPPLPKGRPKMADLIAYEVHVQDFTTGLTGLAENKRGTFAGMVEPNLRNARGEKIGFDHLVELGINAVHLLPVQEFMHYPDEEWQEAFANDPYMIERGINRENYQWGYRISNFFALENRYRIKGTDHGAQNEQFRDMVAAFHKKDIAVILDFVFNHTAENIDGRDFVFNFKAFDAQYYYRSDEQLRLIGVFGNETKSEDRPMVQRWIIEQCKFFVEEYGVDGFRIDLAGLTDKQTLLALRQTLGPDIILYGEPWIDSSDPHFQANPAWDWYKNDAPITYFDDDFRNAIHGPPDNPKNKFTDRGYAGGNGRRTEAQLAVAAGFETEHTPLSGINYLDIHDNWAMADRFARHDWDGRQGVEEGPFKIAAAMLFTSLGPVIIHGGTELMRSKGAAPLEEVVKHTRTGPIYLHGKRDTYNLRAANEFQWETKGKQRGDDNGQIKCNYDNMYKYWRGLIALRNSKYGQVCRVATKPADDYIKWFLPENERLLGYVIGERLLVLVNTDTVDAVFSGVELPPRSRWRLVADADRVDHASGIGGLPDSELLPLSAIDLTVPRQSVKIWVRD, from the coding sequence GTGTTGCGAAAAATCTTCGGTTGTTCCACCTGTCTCATTGCCGTATTCATGGTGCACGGCCATCTTTCTGCGCAGGCCGCTTTCACCTCCGCCGAGCGCCTGCAAGGCTATCGCGCCCACGGCGATGAGGTGATTTTCATTTTTGATGAGACGGTTTACGGGGTCAGGCCCGTCCGGGTAGAAGTCACTGGTGAGATGCGCGGCTGGAGCCAGGATATGGCGGATCCGGAGTGGGCGCTGCGCCGGGAGCAGAGCGATACCACGTTGTGGACGCTGGCCGTTTCCCGCACAACCGTCTCGAAACTGACGCCCGGAATGCAGTTCAAATTCCGGATCGACGAAGGCGAATGGCTGCCGGTGCCGGCGGCCGCACCGAACAAAAAGAGTGGCAACTTGGTTTTCAAACCCGGGGAAAAACGACTGCACGTGACCGCCGAGCTGGTAAACCCGCACTATGTGCGACTGTTGCTTTCCGGCAGCAAGGATGAACCCTCTCTCAAGGAAGCGGATTATCGCCTGCTGCGGGCGGATGGCATGGTCATTCCAGTGGCGGCGGTGCTGCGCGTGGGGCCGGAGGAGCTGCATTTGCATGTGCAAACAGCGCTGGATCTGGCACGTGTCCACTACGTTGACGTCGTGAAGCTGGGACAAAAAGTGGTCGCCTCGTTCACCGGCTATTTCCGCCATCTCTACTCCAGCGAGAAGTTGGGCGCGTTTTACGATGATGCCACCCGTCAAACCATCTTTCGTGTCTTTGCCCCGCGTGCCACACTGGTCAAACTTTATCTCTATGCAACGCCCACCTCGGAGGCGGAGCAGATCCTGGAGATGAAGAAAAACGACCTGGGCGTATGGCAGGCGAGCGTGCCGGGGAATCTGGTGGGCAAGTATTATGATTTCACCGTGCACGGTCCCAGTGATCCCGGCAATTATTTTTTTGAGCAGCGGCCGGTGCACGTCAACGATCCCTATGCCCGCGCCAACGTCGATGCCCAGGGCCGCAGCCGGGTTTGCGCGCCCGTCACGCCACCGCCGCCGCTGCCGAAAGGCCGGCCCAAGATGGCTGATCTGATTGCCTACGAAGTCCACGTACAGGACTTCACCACCGGCCTTACCGGCCTGGCGGAGAACAAGCGCGGTACTTTTGCCGGCATGGTGGAGCCCAATTTGCGCAATGCCAGGGGTGAAAAGATCGGTTTCGATCATTTGGTCGAGCTGGGCATCAATGCCGTGCATCTCCTGCCGGTGCAGGAATTCATGCACTACCCCGACGAGGAATGGCAGGAGGCGTTTGCGAACGACCCCTATATGATCGAACGCGGCATCAACCGGGAGAACTATCAATGGGGCTATCGCATTTCCAACTTCTTCGCGTTGGAAAACCGCTATCGCATCAAGGGCACGGATCATGGGGCGCAAAACGAACAGTTTCGCGACATGGTGGCGGCTTTTCACAAAAAAGACATCGCCGTCATTTTGGATTTCGTCTTCAATCACACGGCCGAGAACATCGATGGGCGTGATTTCGTTTTCAACTTCAAGGCGTTCGATGCACAGTACTACTACCGTAGCGATGAGCAGTTGCGGCTCATCGGAGTCTTCGGCAACGAAACCAAGTCGGAAGACCGTCCCATGGTGCAGCGCTGGATCATCGAGCAGTGCAAGTTCTTCGTGGAGGAATACGGCGTTGACGGCTTTCGCATCGACCTGGCCGGCTTGACCGACAAGCAAACACTGCTGGCATTGCGCCAGACGCTGGGTCCGGACATCATTCTCTACGGCGAACCCTGGATCGATTCCAGCGATCCCCACTTTCAGGCCAATCCCGCGTGGGATTGGTACAAGAACGATGCGCCCATCACCTATTTTGACGACGATTTCCGCAACGCCATTCACGGCCCGCCGGATAATCCCAAAAACAAATTCACCGATCGCGGCTATGCCGGAGGCAACGGCCGGCGCACCGAGGCCCAACTCGCCGTGGCAGCCGGCTTCGAGACCGAGCACACGCCGCTGAGTGGCATCAACTATCTCGACATCCATGACAACTGGGCGATGGCGGACCGTTTCGCGCGGCACGATTGGGACGGCCGCCAGGGTGTCGAGGAAGGGCCCTTCAAAATCGCGGCCGCCATGTTGTTCACTTCGCTCGGGCCGGTCATCATTCATGGCGGCACGGAACTCATGCGCAGCAAGGGCGCCGCCCCGCTGGAAGAGGTCGTCAAACACACCCGCACCGGCCCGATTTACCTGCATGGCAAGCGTGATACCTACAATCTGCGCGCCGCCAACGAGTTTCAATGGGAAACCAAGGGCAAGCAGCGCGGCGACGACAATGGTCAGATCAAATGCAACTATGACAACATGTACAAATACTGGCGCGGCTTGATCGCTCTGCGCAACAGCAAATACGGCCAGGTCTGCCGGGTTGCCACCAAGCCGGCGGACGATTACATCAAATGGTTCCTGCCGGAGAACGAAAGATTGCTCGGCTACGTGATCGGTGAACGGCTGCTGGTGCTGGTCAATACCGATACGGTCGATGCGGTCTTCTCCGGTGTGGAGTTGCCGCCGCGTTCGCGCTGGCGCCTGGTTGCGGATGCCGATCGTGTCGATCACGCCAGCGGTATTGGCGGCCTTCCCGACAGCGAGCTGCTGCCGTTGTCAGCCATCGATTTGACCGTGCCCAGACAAAGTGTCAAAATCTGGGTGCGGGATTAG
- a CDS encoding LysM peptidoglycan-binding domain-containing protein, whose translation MALKEKYQDLLDLGIKLQVKDGDVREEGGKLYIKGTTTYQMEKDLLWDKIKTYPNWENEIVADIKVERTDVYGYYTVKSGDTLSKLAKQHLGDAKRYMEIFNLNKDILSNPDLIKVGQKLKLPFK comes from the coding sequence ATGGCACTCAAAGAGAAGTATCAGGACTTGCTCGACCTGGGGATCAAATTGCAAGTCAAGGATGGTGACGTTCGGGAGGAAGGAGGCAAGTTGTACATCAAAGGCACGACCACGTACCAAATGGAAAAGGATTTGCTCTGGGACAAGATCAAAACCTATCCCAACTGGGAAAACGAGATCGTGGCTGACATCAAGGTCGAGAGAACCGACGTCTATGGGTATTACACCGTAAAATCCGGCGACACCCTGTCAAAGCTGGCGAAGCAGCACCTCGGCGATGCCAAACGCTACATGGAAATCTTCAACCTGAACAAGGACATTCTCAGCAATCCGGATCTGATCAAAGTCGGTCAAAAACTGAAACTGCCGTTCAAATAA